GGGTGGTGGGACCCAGACACCCCGAGAGGGCCGCGGCCCCCGCCAGGAGCAGAATCAGGCTCGCAACGCCACGCCTCTTCCTGGGGCCGGTACCTTCCTCCATGAAAGCGCTCGACTCCCCCCGGGGAGTTGCGGTGCCGATTCCAGCGGTGCCTTTGCCGGGGGCCCGTCCCGAGCCCGCACCCGTGCGTTTTCTGTGTATCGGCCCAACGAGGCGAAGACTTGAGCCGGGGGATCAAAAAAGGCCGCCGAGCTCCCCCGCGTAGCCCGTGAGCTCCACGTACCCTTCGCAGGTCACCGGGCGGCCCCCCGAGGTGCCCTCCCCGGCGACCGCGCCCTCCCAGTAGACCACCCCCGTGGACTCCCGGGTGTCGAGCTCCTGGTCGGGGACCAGCGGCGCCACCACGAGCTCCACGCCGGGCGCACGCAGCCGCCAGCGGCTGGGGTAGGAGGCGCCGCTCCGGGGGCTTCGCCACCTGCCCAGGACCTCCACCTGGATGTCGCCCAGGGGAAGGTGCCGCGCCGCGCCGCCGGACTCCACCAGGGTGCCCGAGCTCGCGGGCTCCAGGGACCCGTCCCTGCGGCGCAGGAGGTAGACCATGAGGTCGCCCCCGTCCGAGAGGTGCAGGCTGAACCAGTCCCAGCCGGCCTGGTCCTCCGAGAGTTGATTGGAGCCGAACTCCTGGTCGAACCAGCTCGTGCCCGTCACGGCGACGGGCTCGGCGCCCGGCTCCAGAACCAGGCGGCCCGCGGTGGCCAGGTCGGTAAAGGAGGCGTAGTACGAGGCCTGCCCCGGCGCCGGCCCCTTGCGGCTCAGGCCCCCCTCGCCATGAAGCACCACCGGCTTGCGGGGGACGAGCTCGAGCTCCAGTCCCATCTCCGGGGTGCGCGCGCGCAGGCGGATGGTCTCCTCCTCCATGGCGGCCCACCAGTCGAGGTTCCACACCTCCATGCGCCCCTCGGCCGCGCCGGCGAGGCCGGGCCCGGCCCGCGACAGGCGCTCGGCGTGGCGAAAGCGGGGGCCCTCGGTCTCGGTGAGGGCAAAGTGGGCCAGGTGGGCGTCGCGCAGGGACCAGGGGTTCTCGGGGTGGGGCGGCTCCCGGTTCACGCCCTGCCGGAAGAAGGTGAGCTGGTAGCCGTAGCGGGCTCCGGCCGCGTTTCGAAGGTTGCCCGTGAAGTACCACCACTCGGTGCGGAAGTCGGGGTGGGCCCCGTGATCCCGGGGGAACGACCACGCCCACGGGGCCTCGGCCTGGCTCCAGCCCTCGTCGCCCTGCGCACCTGGGGCAAACGCGAGAACGAAGAGAACAAGCGCCCGCGAGAAGACCCTGCGGCCGGTTCTGATGTCCGACTCTCGGCCCCGTTCGCGGCCAAGGCCGCTCCTACCGTCTCCCGTCACCCGTCACCCTTCCCCCTTCCCCCTTCCCCCTTCCCCCTTCACCTTTCACCTTTCACCTTTCACCCTTCACCCCGTCCCCCTACCCCCTCACCAGCAGCAGCACCGCAAAGAAGATGATGCACACCGTGACCACCTGGCGCAGCCACTCGTGGCCCCGGCGCACCGCCAGACGCACGCCCACGAAGCCTCCCACGGTATTTCCGGCTCCCAGGGCGAGCCCCAACACCCAATCCACCTTGCCGTGCCCGGCAAAGATGGCAAGGGAGACACTGGTCAGGAGCAGCACGCTCAGCACCTTCACGGCGTTGCCCCTCACCAGATCCAGGCCCGCCAGGGTCGTGGCGGCGAGGATGAAGAATCCCACCCCCGCCTGCACGAACCCCCCATACACCCCCACGAAGAAGAATCCCATCGCCAGGAGCCCGACGCGGGGTCCCCCCCGAGCTTTGCCGGCCCGCCCCTTGAGGGGGTTCCAGAGGGACCAGAGGGTCACGGCGACCATCAGGATGGCCAGGATGCGCTGGAACGCCTGGTCCCCCACCCGCAGCGCCGCCCAAGTGCCCACCACGGCCCCCAGGGCGGCCGGCCCTGCGGCCCAGGCGACGCTCCTCCAGTCGAGCACCCCGTGGCGGTGGAACCCCCACACCGCGCCCACGTTCTGCAAGAGGACGCCGATGCGGTTGGTGGCATTGGCCACCGTGGGGGGGAGGCCGAAGAAGATGAGGAGCGGCAGGGTCAGGAACGACCCGCCCCCCGCGAGCACGTTGATGGTGCCCGCCACAAGCCCCGCCCCGAAGAGCACGGCGTACCCCAGACTGCCCTCCACGACCCCTCCTGCGCCGGCGCCCCCTGCCCGTGTCCGAGCCGCCACTTCTCCCCGATTCGGGGACAGGAGTCAAGACGGTCGGGGCGCGTTGCAGGTTGCAGGTTGGGGGTGACGGGTGCTGGGTGCGACGTGCCACGCGCAACCCGCCACGTGCAACCCGCCACGTGCAACCCGCCACGCCCCTTCCCACCCTCTGGCCCCGGCGGCCCGCTTTTGCTACTGTTACGTCTCCGCCAACCCCCAGCCGGCACCCGGGTGCCAGAGGGGAACCGCCATGTGGGAGAGACTCCGGGAGACCTTCTCTTCCGTGGACTGGAACGCCCTGCTCGAGAACGTCTCCAACGAGCGCCTCGTGGCGTTCTTCACCCATCCCTACGGCCTGGCGGGCCTGGGCGCCGTCATCCTGCTCTCGCTGCTTCTCAAGTGGCGGGTGACCTTCGTGGCGGTCTCGGCCGCCCTGGGCATCGCCTTTCTCGCCCGGTCCACCCTCGCGGGGGCGCAGGACGGCCCCAACCGCAACATCCTGCTCCTGGCGGCCGGCGGCGTGGCCGTGGGCGCGTTCATCATCTACTTCCTCTTCATCCGCGAAGAATGATGCCGGCCGGCAGGAGGATCGGCATCACCACCACGATTCCCGTGGAGGTGATCTACGCCGCGGGGGGCATCCCCGTGGACCTCAACAACGCCTTCATCTCCCATCCCGACCGCCGGGCGTTCGTCGAAGAAGCGGAGATCGCGGGCTTCCCGGCCACCACCTGCGGCTGGATCAAGGGCATCTACGCTGCGGCCCGGCGCTCCGAGGTGGACGCAGTGGTGGGGGTGATGGCGGGGGACTGCTCCAATACACAAGCCCTGCTGGAGATCTGGCAGTACGAGGGCCTCGCGACGATTCCCTTCGCGTACCCCTACGACCGCTCGCCCGAGGTGCTCTCCGCCGAGATCGACCGCCTCTGCCGCCGCCTGGGTGCTACCCGGGAGGCGGCCGAAGGGCAAAAGGCCCGCCTGGATCCGGTGCGCGCCCGAGCCCTGGAGATAGACCGCCTGACCTGGGAGGAAGACCGGGTTTCGGGCTTCGAGAACCACCTGAGCCTCGTCTCGGCCAGCGACTTCGAGGGCGACCCCGAGGGGTACGAGGTCCGGCTCGACGCCCTGCTCCGGGAAGCCGCGGGCCGGCCCCGGCGGGGGGAGCCGGTGCGGCTGGGGTTTCTCGGGGTGCCGCCCATCATCGACGGGCTCTACCCCTTCCTCGAGTCCCTGGGCGCCCGGGTCGTGTACAACGAGACCCAGAGGCAGTTCTGCCTTCCCTACCTGGGCGAGCCCCTGGCGACGGCCTACACCCGCTTCACATACCCCTATGGGATCTTCGCCCGCCTGGAGGACATCCGCCGGGAGGTCGCGCGCAGGCGCATCCGGGGCGTGCTCCACTACGTGCAGTCCTTCTGCTTTCGCCAGATGGAGGACATGCTGCTGCGCAAGTCCCTGGACGTGCCCGTGCTGACCCTCGAGGGCGACCGCCCCATGGCGGTGGACGCCCGCACCCGCACGCGCCTGGAGAGCTTCGTGGAGATGCTGGGCGACGTGACATAGGGGCGCGAGCTTTCAGCGATCAGCGGTCGGCTCGTTTCGACGGGCGGCGCCCACCCTACCCTCGACCCTTCCCGCCCCACGTCGGGGCGGGGGTTTCGTTTCGCGGAGGACCCCCATGACCGACTTCTTTCGCCTGCGGGCCCACGGCACCGACGTCCGCACCGAGGTGATCGCGGGCTTCACCACCTTCCTCACCGCGGCCTACATCGTCTTCGTGAATCCCTCGATCCTCTCCGCCACGGGGATGGACAAGGGGGCCCTCATCACGGTGACGTGCCTGGTGGCGGGCCTCTCCACCTGGCTCATGGGCCTGTGGGCCAACGCCCCCTTCATGATGGCGCCGGGCATGGGGCTCAACGCCTACTTCGCCTTCAGCCTGTGCCTGGGCCAGGGGGTGCCCTGGCAGACGGCCCTGGGGGTCGTCTTCCTCTCCGGGGTGTTCTTCCTCGTGCTCACCTGGCTCGGGGTGCGGGAGCGGATCATCGAGTCGATCCCCGCCAACCTGCGGCTCGCGGCGAGCGTGGGTATCGGGCTGTTCATCACCTTCATCGGGCTCCAGAACCTGGGGCTCGTGGTCAAGAGCGATGCGGTCCTGGTGGGCCTGGGGCCGCTGACTCCCCCGGTGCTCCTGGGGCTCGGCGGCATCGCCCTCATGGCGGTGCTGGAGACCCGGGGGATCCGGGGCTCGATCCTCCTGGGCATCCTGGCCACCGCCGCGGCCGGGTTCCTCCTCGGCCTCACCGAGCCCCCCTCGCAGCTCGTGAGCGCCCCGGCGTCCATTGCGCCCGTGGCCTTCCAGCTCGACATCGCCGCGGCGATCCGGCCGGCGCTGTGGGCCGCCATCTTCTCCTTCATGTTCGTGGACCTCTTCGACAGCCTCGGTACCCTGCTCGCCGTCTCCTACGAGGCCGGCCGGGTGGAGGCCAACGGGCGCATCCCGGGAATCGGGCGGATGCTCGGCGCCGACGCCGTGGCCACGCTGGTGGGCGCCGTGCTCGGCACCTCCACGACCACCACCTACATCGAGTCGGCCGCCGGGGTGGCGGAGGGCGGGCGCACCGGGCTCACCTCGGTGGTGACGGGGGCGCTCTTCCTGCTGGCGCTCTTCTTCAGCCCCCTCATCGCTGCCGTGCCCGCCTACGCCACGGCTCCGGCCCTGGTGATCGTGGGCCTGTTCATGATCCGGGGCATCCACCGCATCGACTTCCAGCGGTTCGACGAGGCGCTGCCGGCGTTCCTCACCATTCTCCTCATGCCGCTTACCTACTCCATCGCCACGGGGCTCCTGTTCGGGTTCCTCTCCTACGTGCTCCTCAAGGTGCTCACGGGGCGTTTCGAGGACCTCAACGTCGTGCTCGTGGTGATCGCGCTCCTTTCGCTCCTGGACCTCGTCGTCCTCTGATGGCCTTGCCCGCCGCCGACCTGCTGGAGAAGCGCCTCCTGCGCAAGGTGGGGCGGGCCATCCACGACTTCGGGATGATCCGCGAGGGCGACCGGGTGCTGGTGGCCCTCTCGGGGGGCAAGGACAGCTGGACGCTGCTCCACTGCCTGGAGGCGCTTCGCCGACGAGCCCCGGTCTCCTTCGAGGTGGCGGCGGTCACCGTCCACCCCGGCTACCCCTGGTTCGACACCGGGGCCATCGAGGCCTACTGCCGGGAGCACGGCTTCCGGCACTGGGTGGAGCCCTCGCGCATCTACGAGATCGTGGAGGCCAAGCGCGACCCGGGCTCGAGCTACTGCTCGTTCTGCTCGCGGCTGCGGCGCGGCGTGCTCTACGGTGCGGCCCAGCGAGAGGGGTTCACCCGCCTGGCCCTGGGGCACCACGCCGACGACCTGATCGAGACCCTGCTGCTCGGCCAGTTCTTCACGGGAGAGATCAAGAGCATGCCGCCGCTCCTGCGGGCCGAGGACGGCGTCAACGTGGTCATCCGCCCCCTGTGCACGGTGTTCGAGGACGACATCCGGGCCTATGCCGACGCCCGGGGCTTCCCCCTCGTGGGCTGCGGATGCCCCGTGTGCGGCGCCAAGGACATGAAGCGCCAGCAGGTGAAGGCGCTCCTCGGGGAGCTGGAGCGGGGTCACCCGGGCATCAAGGCCAACCTGCTCTCGAGCCTGGGACGGGTGCGCAGGGGGTACCTGATGGAGCGGCCAGGCGCCTGAGAAGCGGGATCGGGGTCGGGTTCGGGATCGGGGTCGATACCGATACCGATAGCGATAGCGATTTTGGGTGCGAACGCTGCGGCACCCCTCGGCGCCCCTAACCGCAGCACTCCCTGGCGTCTTCGTGTGTTGGTGGTTTGCCCTCCCGTGAGGCCTGCCGCGATGCCGAGCCTTTGGACCCTGGTGCTCCTCCACCTGGCGCTTGCCACCCTCCTGGCCGCCGACCTCCTGCTGCGCCGCAAGGAACCCCTGGCCACGCTGGCGTGGCTGCAGGGCCTCTATCTCCTGCCGGGGGTGGGCGCGCTGCTCTATGTGCTGGTGGGCGCGGCCACGATCCGCCGCCGCACCTTTCGCCGCAAGCGTCGCCTGGCGGGAGATTTCGCCGCCCGACTCGCCTCCCGGGGCAAGGGCCCCGGGGGCGTGCGGGAACCGCCCCCCGGGCTCACCCAGACCGCCGCCGAGACCCTCACCATCGCGATCCGCACCTCCCGCCTCCTCCCCACCCGGGGCAACGCCGTCGAGTTGTACGACAGCCCCTCGGACCTCTATGCGGCCCTGGAGCAGGCGGTGATGGGGGCCGCCCGGCACGTCCACTTCGAGTACTACATCTTTCAGCCCGACGAGACGGGGCGCCACTTCCTGGAGCTCCTCACGCGGAAGGCCCGGCAGGGCATCGAGGTGCGCCTGCTCCTCGACGCGGTGGGCTCCCGCAGCCTGGGGACGGCCTTCACCTCGCCCTTTACGGCCGCGGGCGGCCAGCTCGCGTGGTTCCTGCCCCTGGGGGCGCTGCCGCCGCGCTTTGCCCTGCACCTGCGAAATCACCGCAAGCTGGCAGTGGTGGACGGGGTCGTGGCCTTTACCGGGGGGGTCAACATCGGGGACGAGTACCGGGGCCGGTGGGCCCGAAAGCCCTCGTGGAGCGACACCCACCTGCGGGTCGAGGGCCCGGCGGTGCAGCAGCTCCAGGAGGTCTTCGCGGAGGACTGGTTCTTTGCCGCCGGGCAGGAGCTTACCGACGAGGGGTACTTTCCGCCCCAGGAGCTTCGGGGAGATGCGGTGGTCCACGTGGTGGCGAGCAGTCCGGACGACCCAGCCCGGGCGATCCACGCCACCCTGTTCCACGCGGTGGCCTCGGCCCGCCGGAGCGTGTGGATCGCCACTCCCTACTTCATCCCCGACGGCGCCATCACCACGGCGCTCACCTCCTCGGCCCAGCGGGGCGTGGACGTGCGCCTGCTCCTGCCCGAGCGCACCGACCACCCCCTGGTGGACCGGGCCGGGGAGAGCTTCCTGCCCGGCCTCCTGGAGGCCGGGGTCCGGGTGTTCCGCTACGAGGCCGGCATGCTCCACTCCAAGCTTGTGGCCGTGGACGGCCAGTGGGGGACGCTGGGGTCCGCCAACATGGACATCCGCTCCTTCCGCTTCAACTTCGAGCTCAATCTCCTGGTCTTCTCCCCCACCCTGTGCCGCCGGCTCGAGGAGATCTTCGAGCGAGACCTACAGCACTCGAGCCCATACACCCGGTCGCACGTGGAGTCGGCCTCCCTCCCCCGTCGGGTCACCACGGCGGCGTGCCGGCTGCTGGCACCCTTGTTGTGACGGCCTTTCCGCTGCGCATCACGGCCTCTCGCCGGCGGTCATCCGCCGATGATCTCGTTCAGCCCCTCCAACACCTGGGCAAGCTCTTCCGCGCTGGCCGTGGCGATCCGTTTGCCGAGCCGTTCGACCGACAGGGTGCGGACCTGGCTAATCTTGACCCAGGAGCGCTTTGGGAGGTCGGGGCTCGAGAGTTCCAGTGTGAGGGGAAAGCCGGCGCGGGGTTCCTGGCTGGTGAGAGCCGCCGCGATCACCGTGCCGGACCTGTCGTTGAAGACCGCTGCACTGAGCACGAGCACCGGGCGAAGGCCGGACTGCTCCCGGCCGCGAACCGGGTTCAGGTCGGCCCACACGATGTCTCCCCTCAGTACTCCGGCCACCCGTCCCCCTCCGCCGCAAGACCCTCCTCGGCCAAGGCCTGCTCGTATCTTGGGTCTAGTTTCGCGCACTCCCGTGCCAGCCGTCCCTGCCCCAACCGGCTCAGTTTCTCGGCGACCGCCTCCTGAACCGCCCTGCTTCGGCTTGGGAACACGCGCTCCTTGACCAACCGGTCCACCCGGGCCAGAAGCTCCTCGTCCATCGTGACGGCTACCTTCGCCATGCCCATGGCTACCCTCCGGTATGATTGGCCGTCATACCAGCCTACACCCATCTCCGCAAGGGTCCTGATGCTCGGAACGGGAAGCCTGTGCATCCGTCGTCGCGAGCAGGCCGGAGTGCGCGGACATCTTCGAGCGCGACCGCCAGCACTCGATCCGCTACACCCGGTCCCACGTGGGCGTCGCCTCCCGCCCCCGCCGTGTCACTACGGGGGCGTTCCGGCTGCTGGCGCCGCTGCTCGGACACAGATCGTTGACCTCAGGGGCGCAGAAGTGAGCGGGGGGCGAAGCATAGAGCATAGAGCATGGGGCATGGGGCGGGCGGACTCGGGGGAGCAGCCGCGGCGTAACTACTTCTGTGACGCGTCCTCCGGGGAGGGATCTGCTTCCATCGCCCGGCGCACCACCCTGGCGATCTGCTTGGGGTCGAGGGAGTGCTTGGGTAGAAAGCAGTCGGCGCCGCACCCGAGGGCTGCCGCCTCGTAGGCGGGCTGGTCGTGGCTCGTGCACACGGCCACGGTGGTTCCGGGGGCCTCCTGCTTGATCCGCTTCACCAGGTCCAGGCCGTTTCCGTCGGGCAGGCCGATGTCCACGAAGACCACGCCGGGTGCGTGCTCCCGAAAGCGGGCGTGCCCCTCCTCCACCCCCTCGGCTTCGCAGATCTTCAACCCGGGAAACCACGCGCACAGGAGCGTGCGCAGCACTTCGCGAAACA
This region of Thermodesulfobacteriota bacterium genomic DNA includes:
- a CDS encoding lipocalin-like domain-containing protein, producing the protein MTGDGRSGLGRERGRESDIRTGRRVFSRALVLFVLAFAPGAQGDEGWSQAEAPWAWSFPRDHGAHPDFRTEWWYFTGNLRNAAGARYGYQLTFFRQGVNREPPHPENPWSLRDAHLAHFALTETEGPRFRHAERLSRAGPGLAGAAEGRMEVWNLDWWAAMEEETIRLRARTPEMGLELELVPRKPVVLHGEGGLSRKGPAPGQASYYASFTDLATAGRLVLEPGAEPVAVTGTSWFDQEFGSNQLSEDQAGWDWFSLHLSDGGDLMVYLLRRRDGSLEPASSGTLVESGGAARHLPLGDIQVEVLGRWRSPRSGASYPSRWRLRAPGVELVVAPLVPDQELDTRESTGVVYWEGAVAGEGTSGGRPVTCEGYVELTGYAGELGGLF
- a CDS encoding sulfite exporter TauE/SafE family protein — protein: MEGSLGYAVLFGAGLVAGTINVLAGGGSFLTLPLLIFFGLPPTVANATNRIGVLLQNVGAVWGFHRHGVLDWRSVAWAAGPAALGAVVGTWAALRVGDQAFQRILAILMVAVTLWSLWNPLKGRAGKARGGPRVGLLAMGFFFVGVYGGFVQAGVGFFILAATTLAGLDLVRGNAVKVLSVLLLTSVSLAIFAGHGKVDWVLGLALGAGNTVGGFVGVRLAVRRGHEWLRQVVTVCIIFFAVLLLVRG
- a CDS encoding 2-hydroxyacyl-CoA dehydratase translates to MPAGRRIGITTTIPVEVIYAAGGIPVDLNNAFISHPDRRAFVEEAEIAGFPATTCGWIKGIYAAARRSEVDAVVGVMAGDCSNTQALLEIWQYEGLATIPFAYPYDRSPEVLSAEIDRLCRRLGATREAAEGQKARLDPVRARALEIDRLTWEEDRVSGFENHLSLVSASDFEGDPEGYEVRLDALLREAAGRPRRGEPVRLGFLGVPPIIDGLYPFLESLGARVVYNETQRQFCLPYLGEPLATAYTRFTYPYGIFARLEDIRREVARRRIRGVLHYVQSFCFRQMEDMLLRKSLDVPVLTLEGDRPMAVDARTRTRLESFVEMLGDVT
- a CDS encoding NCS2 family permease, whose translation is MTDFFRLRAHGTDVRTEVIAGFTTFLTAAYIVFVNPSILSATGMDKGALITVTCLVAGLSTWLMGLWANAPFMMAPGMGLNAYFAFSLCLGQGVPWQTALGVVFLSGVFFLVLTWLGVRERIIESIPANLRLAASVGIGLFITFIGLQNLGLVVKSDAVLVGLGPLTPPVLLGLGGIALMAVLETRGIRGSILLGILATAAAGFLLGLTEPPSQLVSAPASIAPVAFQLDIAAAIRPALWAAIFSFMFVDLFDSLGTLLAVSYEAGRVEANGRIPGIGRMLGADAVATLVGAVLGTSTTTTYIESAAGVAEGGRTGLTSVVTGALFLLALFFSPLIAAVPAYATAPALVIVGLFMIRGIHRIDFQRFDEALPAFLTILLMPLTYSIATGLLFGFLSYVLLKVLTGRFEDLNVVLVVIALLSLLDLVVL
- the ttcA gene encoding tRNA 2-thiocytidine(32) synthetase TtcA, which encodes MALPAADLLEKRLLRKVGRAIHDFGMIREGDRVLVALSGGKDSWTLLHCLEALRRRAPVSFEVAAVTVHPGYPWFDTGAIEAYCREHGFRHWVEPSRIYEIVEAKRDPGSSYCSFCSRLRRGVLYGAAQREGFTRLALGHHADDLIETLLLGQFFTGEIKSMPPLLRAEDGVNVVIRPLCTVFEDDIRAYADARGFPLVGCGCPVCGAKDMKRQQVKALLGELERGHPGIKANLLSSLGRVRRGYLMERPGA
- the cls gene encoding cardiolipin synthase, coding for MPSLWTLVLLHLALATLLAADLLLRRKEPLATLAWLQGLYLLPGVGALLYVLVGAATIRRRTFRRKRRLAGDFAARLASRGKGPGGVREPPPGLTQTAAETLTIAIRTSRLLPTRGNAVELYDSPSDLYAALEQAVMGAARHVHFEYYIFQPDETGRHFLELLTRKARQGIEVRLLLDAVGSRSLGTAFTSPFTAAGGQLAWFLPLGALPPRFALHLRNHRKLAVVDGVVAFTGGVNIGDEYRGRWARKPSWSDTHLRVEGPAVQQLQEVFAEDWFFAAGQELTDEGYFPPQELRGDAVVHVVASSPDDPARAIHATLFHAVASARRSVWIATPYFIPDGAITTALTSSAQRGVDVRLLLPERTDHPLVDRAGESFLPGLLEAGVRVFRYEAGMLHSKLVAVDGQWGTLGSANMDIRSFRFNFELNLLVFSPTLCRRLEEIFERDLQHSSPYTRSHVESASLPRRVTTAACRLLAPLL
- a CDS encoding type II toxin-antitoxin system PemK/MazF family toxin, translating into MAGVLRGDIVWADLNPVRGREQSGLRPVLVLSAAVFNDRSGTVIAAALTSQEPRAGFPLTLELSSPDLPKRSWVKISQVRTLSVERLGKRIATASAEELAQVLEGLNEIIGG
- a CDS encoding ribbon-helix-helix domain-containing protein, with amino-acid sequence MGMAKVAVTMDEELLARVDRLVKERVFPSRSRAVQEAVAEKLSRLGQGRLARECAKLDPRYEQALAEEGLAAEGDGWPEY
- a CDS encoding response regulator transcription factor, encoding MDALIVEDSPVFREVLRTLLCAWFPGLKICEAEGVEEGHARFREHAPGVVFVDIGLPDGNGLDLVKRIKQEAPGTTVAVCTSHDQPAYEAAALGCGADCFLPKHSLDPKQIARVVRRAMEADPSPEDASQK